The genomic interval GGAGGGTCGCCCCGATACTGGATGTATCGGGGTGATCCCGACAACGCGGCGAGCGTGCGTGCCAGGCGTCGCCGAGCAGGCGGGACTTTCGAAACACGCCCTAGGGGGCCCACGGCCCCAGCATGTCCTTCATCGCGTCCGTCATCGCGAATTGCAGCAGCGGGCCGTAGGTGATCCGGCCGACGCCGAGGCGGCGGAAGCGCTCGAGATCGTGCTTGACCGGATGGGCCGTGGAGTTCACCGGCACGGAGACGGCGGCCGTCACCGCCGCGAGCAGTTCGTCGTCGTCCTGGATGCGCACCGGGTAGACGCTGTCGGCGCCCGCCTGCTCCAGGGCCCGCAGCCGCTCGATGGCCTCGTCGAGAACGGCGGAGGCATCCTCCGCGTGCAGGAACAGGTCGGTGCGCCCGTTGATCCAGACCGGGACTCCCGCCGCGTCGGCCGCCGCGCGCAGGCCGGCGACGTAGGCCGCGTGCTCCTGCGTGCTCCGTACACGTCCGCCCTCCGCGTGGACGGTGTCCTCGATGTTGAGGCCGACGCCGCCGACCTCGATGAGACCGGCGACGAGATCGGCGGGCTGCTGTCCGTAGCCGGCCTCCAGGTCCACGGAGACGGGGACGTCGACCGCCGCGATGATCAGCCTGACGGCGGAGAGCACCTCCTCGAAGGTCTGCCCCTCCTGGTCCGCGGCCCCCCGGGAATCGGCGAGCGGATGGCTGCCGACCGTCAGCGCGGGGAACCCGGCGTCGGCAGCTGTCCGCGCCGACCAGGCGTCCCAGACGGTCGGCAGCACGAGGGGCCTGTGCTCGGCGTGCAGTTGCTTGAGGCGTTGAGCGCGCTCAACGGTGGTACGAAGGTCCATGCCGAGCACGCTACCCCGCGCGACGTGCGGACGGGCCGCGGCCGAACGTGCGAACGCGAGGAGCCCGCTGCGGTCACGGGTGCCCGTGGCCGCAGCGGGCTCCCTCCGCGCCGGCAGCGGGGACGGGACGGCGCGGAGGGCTACCTGGCCCTGCCGGATCAGCTCCGGTAGACGCCGTACTCGTAGAGCGAGGAGCCCCACGGGGTGCCGGGGAAGCCGGACAGGTCGAAGCCGTGGATTGACCGCGACCCTTGGAGAGCGCTCTCCCTCATGGGCGCGGCGCACCCACGAGGGAGACGCGGCGGGCAGGGTCAGGGCAGTTCGTAGTTCTCGTCCAGAACCGCTCCCTCACCCGGGTTGTTCTCGTCGTAGCCACGGGCGTTGCACTGGAGAGCACCGACGATGCAGTGGTCGACCAGGGCGTCGAGCGTGGCGTCGTCCCAGGCGTTGAAGAAGTCGTAGTGGAAGGAGTGACCGGTGCCGCTGGCCAGTCTCACCCGCGACATGTCACCGTTGACCGGCCACGCCATCTTGAACTCGATCATCGGCAGGGCGACCGGGTGGCTCGTCGGGCAGACGTCCTGGTTGGCCCCCATCACGATCGGATAGGCCATGTGGGCCTTGTGGTCAGGGGTGTCCAGGTGCTTGCCGTCCCAGCAACTGGGCGCCTGCATGCGCAGGTTGAGCTGGGTGTCCCGGCTGGTCGGGCAGGCGGCCGGGAAGTCGTAGTTGTGGTAGCTCTCCCCGCACTCGTACCCCTCGACCATGCCGGGGTGGTCGCGGAACTCCTGGGCGCTCTGCGTGGGGCTGCCGACGACGAACCGCAGTCCCTCGGGGAAAGGCCGCACGGTGCGGTAGTCGGTCACTCCGGCCTTGTAGTAGATGGTCTGGGGGCCGACCGGGCGGATCTCCTCGTTCCCGTTGTAAAGGGTCGGCATCCAGTAGGCGGACCGGTCGCCGGGCGCGAGGCAGGCGGTTCCGCCCGCGCTCAGGGACGCGGTGGTGCTGTTCGCGTTCGTGGTGTCGTTGCCCATGAACGTGTGGTCGTGCGACGCGCCGGCCTGGCCCGGGTAGACGATCGGGTCGTCCGGAGCGGTGTGGCTGACCGAGCAGTTGGCCTGGAACTCGTGGAAGTAGCGGTGCGGCGGGATCTCGTCGGACGGCTCCACTCCTGTGACCGGCGGATCCGCCGGAATGTAGCCGTCGCCGTCGGGGTCGTCCCCGAACGCGACGGGCTTCGCCGGCGCCATCCTGTGGCCCTGCATGACGTGCGAGGCCGCCGCGGGCTTGTCGGACGCGGGCGGGGCCGCCTCGGCGGCGGTCGCCCCGGCGTTCGTGATCGCGGTGAGCCCGAGCGCGACCAACGCCAGGGCGGTCGCCACGATCAGGGCGGACACCAGGGACGTTCGGGACGTTCTGTTGAGTCTTGTCACCATAGGAACCTCCATGCCGCTCTTCATCCCTGCACATCGGGTGCACGGTGGGGGGAAAGGGTGAGCTGGACGGTGCAGCCGGGAAGAGACTCCGCCCTGCGCGTCACGAGGCCGACGGACCGCAGAATCTGGGAGAGCGCTCTCCGAAGCGGTGTCAGTGTTGCGCCGCTGTCGAGAGGGTGTCAATAGCTGGTGAACGATGCGTCGGGCAAAGGCTGTTGGGCATCGGGAAAACGCTCTCCCGGCGGGCCCTCACACGGAAGCGGCCCCGCACGTCGGCGGGGCCGCTCACAGGGGGCATGCGCTGAGTCGGCGGGATCCGGCCGCCCGGAACGCTCACGGCCGGGCGCCCTCACCCGTCGGCGGGAGCCGCTCCGCCGGGGAGGGCGGCGGGACGGCTCCCCCGGATCACGCGGTGTGCAGGGTCAGCCCGTACCGGTTGAGGATCTCGTTGACCGGCTGGTACCAGGTCTCCCCGCCGCCGGAGCAGTTGCCCCAGCCGCCGGAGGTGACGCCCTGGGCCTGGTCGCCGCTGATGAACGACCCGCCGGAGTCGCCTCCCTCGGCGCAGACGCTCGTCTTGGTCATCTGGTGCACGGCGCCCTGGCTGTAGTTGACGGTCTCGTTCTTGGCGAGGACCCTGCCGCAGTGCCAGCGCGTGGTGGAGCCGGAGCGGCAGATGGACGCGCCGATCGGCGCCTCGTTCGAGCCCCGGACCAGCTGGTCGGAGACGGTGCCCCAGCCGAGGACGACCGGCACGGTCCACCAGCCGTTGGCCACGTTCACCCAGGCGTAGTCGTTGCCGGGGAAGGACGAGCCCTGGAAGTTGCCGATGGCCGAGCCGTCCCAGCCGCGCACGGACTGGCCCGCGCCGCCGCAGTGCCCGGCGGTGACGAAGCCGCCGTGGACGGAGAAGCCGATCGAGCAGCGGACGTTGCCCGTGTAGTACGGGTCGCCTCCGACCGTTCCCGCGGCGAAGGTCTGCGGCGCCTCGGCGGTCGTCTCCACGGTCACGGGGCCGGCCTCGCGGGCCTGGGCGACGAAGGACCGGACATCGTTGTCACCCTGCTCGGACGCGACGACGTTCACGACGACGCTGCTGGTCGCCGGGTCGACGTGCCAGCTGCTCACGCCGGACGGGGCGGACAGGGCGTCGATGCGGGCCTTCGCCGCGTCGAGCCTCTTCGCCGAGTGCTCGACGAGCCGGGCGTCGGCGCCGGCGGCTCGTACGGCATCGGCCTTCTCGGCGTTCGTGACGGCGACGACCAGCTTGCCGGTCCTCGCGTCGAACCAGGACCCGCCGAAGGCGGAGCCCGCGGCGCGTTGAGCCTTCGGCTCCAGGGCGGTGGCCGCCTTCTCGTCGGCGAGCCTCGCGACGGCCTCGCCCTCGGTGAGGCCGAAGTCGCGCTGCATCGCGGTGAGCAGGGCCGCGGAAGCGGGGGCCTCCGCGGAGTCGGCGGGGGCGGCGGAGGCTGACGACGGGCCGGCGGCGGCCCAGGCACCGAGGAGCAGGAGTGCGGACAGACCGGTCCGCAGCACGGTTGCGTGTCTCAAGGGAGTGACCCTTCCTGTTGTTCCAGCGACGTGGGGATGGAACGGGAGGCATCCGGGAGCGCATACCGATCATGCTGTTTGAGAGCGCTCTCAGATGCGCCGTCCCGGACTGTAGCGGAGTTCGATAGTCAGGTCCATGCCAATGGAGACGATGGGTCGGAAGAGGTGCGCGAGGACGCCGCACACCGGGCTGAGTAGGCGTACTCATCCGGCCCGCAGGCACTCGTCCTACTGTCACAGGAACGGAGGGCGGGGCCAGATGGAGGAGCTGATCATGACCGGATCACGCCGCAGACGGTGGAGAGCCGCGCTGACCGGCACGCTGGCGGGTTCCCTGGTCCTGATGTTGGGCGCGTGCGGAGTGGTCGACACCGATGACGACCGCCGGGTGGCGGAGGAACTGGCCGATAAGCACTTCCCGGGGCAGCTCGAGGCGATCGGAGCACGCACGCTCTTCCCGGGCTCCGGCGGCTCGGAGGTCACGTTCGCGGTGACCGACGACCGCGACGCCGTGGTCCGGCTCCGCATCGACACGGACGCGGCGGACGAGGGCACGTGCGACCGCAAGGACTGCGCGGGCGTCCTCGCCGAAGCCGTGAAGCGCGGGCGGCAGCAGGCCGAGGACTTCCGTACGCTCAGGGACGCCTTCGACGCTTGCGGTTACGAGGTCGTCGCCCTGGGCCCGACCGGCACCCCGCCCTACGTCGTGGCCGAGCTGACGAACGCCACCGTCGCGAAGGTGCTCGGCGAGATCGGGGAGTGCGTCCAGCGCTGGGTCACGGCGAGCGGGGCCGACAGCACGTTGGCGAAGGCTCAGGGGTCCTACGTGAACGTGGTCTCCCCCTCCGTCGCCGACCGGCGTGACCGGGGCCGGGAGTCGTGGCCCACCGTGATGCGGCTGACCCGGCCGGACCTCCTGGCCTCGCTCACCGAGCACGCCTATTTCTCGGCGAGTTACGAGATCGGGGCGGGCCGGGTCGACACGACCGGCAGCGCCCGGGTCGTCCGCCCGTTCCGGGAGCGCCAGAAGTTCGGCGACACCGTGCAGAACGCGCTGAAGGAGCAACTGCGCGCCACCTACCCCCGGGTGGTCATGAGCACCTACCAGTGGATCTGGCGGCTGGAGCCGGGCCGCGTCGACCGGCAGACCGGCTACGTCCTGTTCTGCCCCGAACCGGACGCGCGCGGGCAGTGCGTCAACAGCGACGACGCGGCCCTGGTGACCACGGACGAGCACGGCACTTTGGTGGGGAAGATCCGGCTCGTGCACGACGTACGCGAGGGCACCGGGATGCTGCGACTGCCGCCGTACTGAGGACGGGGCGACCCGAGGCCCCGACTGCTCGCTCCCGGCGCGGGCGAGCGCGGTTCCCTGCGGGCGTCGCCGGGTGTGTCGTGGGATCGTGGCGCCATGACCATCGCATTTCGCCCGGCCTCGGTGTTCGAAGATGTTCGCACCCTGGTCGGTCCGAAGTCACCGAAGGCCCACGTCTGTTGGTGCCTGAGCTACCGGATTCCGTCCACGCTCGACACCGAGCTCCGCGGTCCCGCGCGCGGTGAGTATGCCGCCGGGCTGTGCCGTGCGGAGCCCCCGCCGGGGGTGCTCGCCTACGACGCCGACGAGCCGGTGGGCTGGGCCGCCGTGGCACCGCGCTCGGACACTTCCTTCGCCCGCAGCCGAAAGATCCCGCACGTCGACGACCTGCCGGTCTGGTCCCTGTGGTGCATCCGGGTTCGCCCCAGCCACCGCGGAAAGGGGATCTCGCACGAGCTGATCGCCGGTGCGGTCGAGTTCGCCCGCGCCCACGGTGCGCCGGCGGTCGAGGCGTACCCGCTCGACAGCGGTGACGCCAAGGTCGATCTGACGATGGCGTACCCCGGGATCCGGAAAAACTTCGAGCGCGCCGGGTTCACCCACGCCGCCGACACCACCTCGGTTCTGGCCGGCCATCCCCGCGTCCTGATGCGGCTCGACCTGCGCGGGTAACGGCGATCGTCACCCCCGCGGCACCCACGGCCGCAGCTTCTCCGGGTTGCGGACCACCCAGATCCGGGCGACGCGGCCTTCGGTCACGTCGAACGAGGCCACGGTCAGGACGACACCGCCCCGCAGGGCCACCAGGCCCGGCGCACCGTTGACCGACCGCTCCAGGAGTTCCAGCCCCGGGGCCCGGTCGGCGATGGCGACCATGTACGAGGCGATGCGCGCGTCTCCCTCGATCGGGCGCAGGGCGGCACCGACCAGACCGCCGCCGTCGGCGGTCATCACGGCGGACGGGTCGAGGAGGCCGACGAGGGCCGCGATGTCCTTGTTCTCCCAGGCCTCCTTGACCCGCCGCACCACGTCGGTCCGCGCGTCCGCCGCCACCGGAGTCCGGGCGTCGGACACTCGTCGCCGGGCGGAGGACGCGAGCTGCTTGCAGGCGGCGGGGGTCCGGCCGAGTACGTCGGCGATCTCCGCGAAGGGGTAGCGGAAGACATCGTGCAGGACGAACGAGACGCGCTCGGCGGGGGTCATCGTCTCCAGGACCACGAGGAAGGCCATGGTCACCGACTCGTCCAGGACCATCCGGTCCGCGGGGTCGGAGCCCCGGCCGCCGCCGCGCTCGACGGGGTCGGGCAGGGGATCGGGCAGCCACGCGCCGACGTAGCGTTCGCGCCGGACCCGCGCCGAGCCGAGCACGTCCAGGCAGATGCGGCCGGTCACGGTCGTCAACCAGGCGCCGGGCGACACGATCTCGTCCCGGCGGCTCCGCGGCAGTGTGTACCAGCGTGCGAAGGCCTCCTGCACGGCGTCCTCGGACTCGGCGAGCGATCCGAGCAACCGGTAGGCCACATTGATCAGTCGGCCGCGCTCACCGGCCGTCCCCCCGGCGCCCGTACCCGCCGCCCCCATGCTCCGGACCACCATGCTCCGGCCCCCTCGCCTTACCTTTCGCCGGCCCGTGTCGTCGGGTTGGTGAGACCTTATCGATCGACTGCCCACGGGCGGAAAAGGGGCATGGCATGGCCACTTGGGTGCCGACACGGCGCGCGTTCCCGTTCCTGCGGATCGCGATCGCCCTGCAGACTCTGACGATCTTCCTTCAAGCGGTCTCCTCCGGACTGCTGATGACCTCGTCCTACGGGGAGACGCTGCACAGCGTCGGCGCGCGCGTGATGTACGGGGCGTCGATGCTGTACGTACTCGCGGCGGTGCTGGCCTGGAAGCCGGGGGGCGGCCCGCCCCGGCCGATCCTGTACGCGTCCGGCTTCCTGGTCCTGGCCTCGGTCCAGGTCGCGGTCGGCATCGCGCACCTGCCGTCGGTCCATCTCCCCCTGGGGGTCCTGATGTTCGGGCTGAGCCTGCTCGCCCTGGCCCGCCGCTGAGGCCCGTCGCGACGGGACACGGGGAGGGCGGTCAGACCGGTCAGGACCGGTCAGGACCGGTCCGTGTTCGCGATGCAGTCACCCACGCGGATAAATGCCGACTACAGCTACCCTCCGAACGGCAGACGCGGTAATCACCGACGCGAAGGGGCCGGACGACGGCATGGACGGGAACACCGGCAACAGTCACGGGCGTATCGTCGTCGCCCTCGACGGCGTGAGCATGCGCCGCCACACCACCGGCCAGGTCATCCTCGACAGCGTCGGCTGGACCGTCCGTGCGGGCGAGCACTGGGCGCTGCTCGGCCCCAACGGGGCGGGCAAGACCAGCGTCCTGCGGCTCGTCGGCGCCACCGCCTTCCCCACCACCGGCACGGTCGACGTCCTCGGCCACCGGCTCGGCCGCGTCGACGTGCGGGAGCTGCGCACCCGCATCGGCCATGTCTCCACCTCCCAGCGCGTCCCGGGGGACCTGACCGGTCACGCCACCGTCCTCACCGGCCACTCCGGCACCGTCCAGCCGCTGTGGAAGTCGTACGACGACGAGGTGCGCGAGCGTGCCCACGGACTGCTCGCCGAACTCCACATCAAGGAGCTCGCCGATCGCCCGTACGGCGTCTGTTCGGGCGGACAGCGCGCCCGGATCCTCATCGCCCGCGCCCTCATGGCGGATCCGGCCCTGTTGCTGCTCGACGAGCCGTTCAACGCACTCGATCTGCCCTCGCGCGAGGACCTCGTCGACACCATGCGTCATCTCGCCGTGCACCGGCCGGAGTTGTCGACGGTGACCGTCACGCACCACGTGGAGGAGCTCTCCCCGGCGATCGGTCACGCCCTGCTCCTGCGTGAGGGCCGCGTCCTCGCCGCGGGGGCGGTCGAGGACGTCCTCACCCAGGAGCGCATGACCGCCTGTTTCGGCCGCCCCATCGAGGTGTCACGGCACGCGGGCCGCTGGCTGGCCCGCTCGGGCGGCTTCGGGTAGGGGGGAAGCCGGGTCGCTGCGGGAAGGGGGCCTCAGGGCTCCAGCAACGGCAGTCCGGCCGTACGCCACAGATCGCGGTAACCGTGCTCCCCCGCGGGTTCTTCCGCCGCCGTACGCCAGACCCGTACCGTCGCCCCGCTCCCGGCGGGCCCGTCGAGGGGCGGCCAGCCCGGATCGCCATGGGCGGCGAACCCGGCCCAGGCACGGGTCATGCGCCGGGAGAGTTCCTCGTCGGCCGGTCCGGGCGGGCCGCCGACGAGGAAGTGGACGCTCTCCTCGTGGAGGTTGCCGAAGGCGAACGGAATGTCCGCGCTGTGCCAGGCGCGCACCCGCCGCCCCGCGCGGTCCCGGCGGCGGTCGAAACGGGCGAGGAAGGCCCGGCCACCGGCCAGGGCGTGGGCCTCGGCGAGGCGGGCGCTGTACTCGGCGAACAGGAGGCCGGAAGAGAGGGTCAGGTAGACATCGAGGACCGGCGCGTCCGGCAGGAGCTCCCGGTGGCCCTCGACGAGCGACGGAGGAAGCCCGAAGTCGGCGGCGAAGACGGCCAGTCGCTCCTCCGATGTGACCTTCGCGCTGCTGCCGACCGCGTCCAGGAGCCAGTACTCCTCCGTGGTGTGGCAGACCAGCAGCTCCACCACGCCGCCCGCTCCGGTCGCCAGTGCCTCCAGCGGGTCGGCGGTCAGGAGGACGCCGTCGGCGACCGGGCCGAAGATCGCCGGGTCGTAGTGGCGCCGCCCCGAGCCGGGGTCCTGTGCGTACCGCTCGCAGACCCGGTCCGTCGCGGCCACGAGGGCCTCGGGCGGGGCGGCGAGCAGCCCGGCACGTGTGGCGGGCACCCCGGCCGCCGCCGCGACCTCGGCGGTGGTGCGGGCCGCCTGCTCCACCGTGGCGAAGGCGTTGACGGCGCTGTGCAGGACGGCACGGCGGAACAGGCCGCGTGCCCGGTCGGCCACCGTCAGACAGGCAGCGGAGGTGGCGCCCGACGACTGTCCGGCCAGGGTGACCCGGTCGGGCGAGCCGCCGAACGCGGAAATGTTGTCCCGGACCCATTCCAGGGCGGCGATCTGGTCGAGGAGGCCCCGGTTGCCGGGGAAGGCCGTGGCGCCGCTGTCGAGCCCGGGCATGCCGCTGGGGGCGTCCGGAGGTTCCGGCACCTGGCCGAACCCCTCGAAGCCGAGGCGGCTGTTGAGGGTGACGACGACGAGCCCCCGGCCCGCCAGCGCGGTGCCGTCGAAGTCGGGCTGGGCCGAGGACCCGAAGACGTAGGCGCCGCCATGGATCCAGACCAGCACGGGCAGGTCGCCCGGCCCGTCGGCGGGCGTCCAGATGTTGAGCGTGAGGATGTCCTCGTCACCGGGCGACCAACCCGGCGCGCCCGGCAGTTCGGCCGACTGGGGGGCCACCGGTCCGAAGGCGGTGCACTCCCGCACGCCGTCCCAGGGTTCCGCCGGCTGCGGCTCCCGGAACCGGCGGGCGCCGAACGGCGGTGCCGCGTAGGGGAGTCCGAGTACGGCGACGATGGCGTGGTCCCGGGCGGCGCGGCGCCCCCGTACCCTGCCGGACTTCGTCGTGAAGACGTCCACGGCTCCCACTCCCCCGTTGCTGCCCCGTCCGGCGTTCGGCGCGGCCGGGTCAGCATGCCGGACCCCAGGCGCCACCACCACCGGATTGATCTCGGCCCCGTCTCCCGGTCTCCCGGTCTGCTGGCCTCCCGGTCTCCCGCGTCTCCCGCCCGCCTGCACGTGTGTGCGCCTCTGCCCGCGTACGCGTCTGCTCGCCTGCGGCTCCGCCCGCGTGCGCGCCTGTCCGCCTATCCGGCGATCAGTTCGCGCACGGTGGCCATGTCGCTGAACGGCAGCAGTTCGCCCCGGATGCTCTGGTGCGGTTCGCTGCCCTTGCCGGCGATGAGCACGATGTCCGCCGGCCCCGCCTCCGCGAGCGCCGCGGCGATGGCCAGGCGGCGGTCGGTGATCCGCTCGAACGGCGTTCCGGTCGACGCGATGCCGGGGGCGATCTCGTCGAGGATGGCCTCAGGGTCCTCGTAACGGGGATTGTCGGAGGTGAGGAAGCACAGGTCGGAGTGGGCGCCCGCGATGGCGCCCATCTCGGCGCGCTTGGTGGTGTCGCGGTCGCCGCCACAGCCGAAGACGGTGATGACGCGGGCCCGGGCGAAGCCCCGGATCGTGGTGAGGACCTTGCTGAGGGAGTCCGGCGAGTGGGCGTAGTCCACGATCACCGAGGCGCCGCCGGGGGTGTGGAGGCGTTCGAAACGGCCGGGGATCTGCGGCATCCGCTCCAGCGCGTCGACCAGCCCGGCCAGACCGTGGCCGAGGAGGTGGCAGGCCGCCACCGTGGCCAGCGCGTTGGAGACCGAGAACCGGCCTGGCGAGGGGATCGCCGCCGGGTACTTGCGGCCGCCGTGGTGCAGCGTGAACCGGGTGCCCGAGGCGTCCACGGTGAGATCGCTCGCGCGGTAGTCCGCGTCGCCGTCCAGCGCGTACGTGGTCACGGCGTCGGGCATCAGCTCCCGGATCCCGGCGCCCACCGGGTCGTCGGCGTTGACCACGGCGCGCCGGCACAGCCCCTGGAAGAGGCGGAGCTTGGCGTCCCGGTAGTTCTCCATGGTGCCGTGGTCGTCGAGGTGGTCCTGGGTCAGGTTCGTGAAGACGCCGACATCGATGAACGTACGGTCCAGCCGGTGCGTCAGCAGCCCCATCGAGGTGGCCTCCAGGACGACGCTGCCGGTGGCGCGGTCACGCATGTGCCCCAGCAGGTACTGCAGATCGGGCGATTCCGGCGTGGTGAGCACCGAGGGGGGCATCGGGATGGGCTCGTCCCCGATGCGGCTGCCCGCAGTGCCGATCACCCCGACCCTGGCCCCCTCGGCGATCCGCAGCACCGACTCGGTCATGTACGAGACGGAGGTCTTGCCGTTGGTGCCGGTGATGGCGATCAGGTCCATCGCCCGGCCCGGTTCGCCGAAGTAGCGCGAGGCGAGGACCGCCGCGGCCCTGCGGACATCGGGGACGCGTACGGCGCACACCTCGCCCAGTGCCGCGGGCAGCGGCGGCGCCTGTTCGTCGACGAGTACGGCGACAGCGCCGCGGGCGACCGCCGGGGCGACGGCTTCCGGGCCGCCTGCGGCGTGGCCGGGCACCGCGGCGTAGACGGAGCCGGGGGTGACCCGGTCCGCGTCGAACGTCGCTCCGGCGGTGACGTCCGTGTGGGCAGGGGTTCCCCGCAGCACGTGGTGGTCCTGCCCGGCCATGAGGTCGCTCAGCTTCACGATGATCCCTTCGAGTGCGGCGCCGTCCGGCTGGTGCGGCCGTCGCCGGGAAGCGGCACGGGCGGGTGCGCCGTGGGCCGCGTGGTGCTGTGGAGCCGCTCGTGACTCTCGCGTCCGGCGAGCGCCGGAGGCGACGGTCAGCTCCGGCGCTCAGCGGGCCGGAGTTGTGGTGAGGTGGTGGGGGGCGTAGCTGTGGCGGTGAGGTGGTGGGGGGGGCGCTGCTGTGGCGGTGCGGTGGTGTGCTGGTGTGGGTGAGGAGGCGGCGGGCCGGGGCGGTCACGCCGGGGGCCGGGGGGCGCCGGATGCTGCTGTCGGGAACCGCCGCGTGGACCGCTAGCCGTGGCCGTGCAGTGCGGTACGGCCCGTTCCGGGCGCCGCGTCCGCGGGCGCCGGGGGCACAGCCGCGCGGATGGCGGCCGGGGGCAGCGCGGAGGCGGCCCGGTGCGGGCGTGTCCTCGGTTCGGCGCTGGGTCCCATGGGCCGAGTGTACGTGCGGTGGGAAGGGCCCCGGTCCGCCGCCGGGGCCCTGTCGGCCGGGGACGGCCGGGGGCGGGCCCCGGGTGGGGCCCGTCCCCGGACGCGCGGCGAACGGGCCGCGACCTGCGCAAGGACCGGTCCGTGTGGCCCGTCCCCGGCCCCGGAATCCGATCTTCCCTTTGCGGCCGGAGCGGGACCGGAGTGGAATTGC from Streptomyces sp. CA-278952 carries:
- a CDS encoding isocitrate lyase/PEP mutase family protein, coding for MDLRTTVERAQRLKQLHAEHRPLVLPTVWDAWSARTAADAGFPALTVGSHPLADSRGAADQEGQTFEEVLSAVRLIIAAVDVPVSVDLEAGYGQQPADLVAGLIEVGGVGLNIEDTVHAEGGRVRSTQEHAAYVAGLRAAADAAGVPVWINGRTDLFLHAEDASAVLDEAIERLRALEQAGADSVYPVRIQDDDELLAAVTAAVSVPVNSTAHPVKHDLERFRRLGVGRITYGPLLQFAMTDAMKDMLGPWAP
- a CDS encoding DUF1996 domain-containing protein, which translates into the protein MVTRLNRTSRTSLVSALIVATALALVALGLTAITNAGATAAEAAPPASDKPAAASHVMQGHRMAPAKPVAFGDDPDGDGYIPADPPVTGVEPSDEIPPHRYFHEFQANCSVSHTAPDDPIVYPGQAGASHDHTFMGNDTTNANSTTASLSAGGTACLAPGDRSAYWMPTLYNGNEEIRPVGPQTIYYKAGVTDYRTVRPFPEGLRFVVGSPTQSAQEFRDHPGMVEGYECGESYHNYDFPAACPTSRDTQLNLRMQAPSCWDGKHLDTPDHKAHMAYPIVMGANQDVCPTSHPVALPMIEFKMAWPVNGDMSRVRLASGTGHSFHYDFFNAWDDATLDALVDHCIVGALQCNARGYDENNPGEGAVLDENYELP
- a CDS encoding S1 family peptidase, with protein sequence MRHATVLRTGLSALLLLGAWAAAGPSSASAAPADSAEAPASAALLTAMQRDFGLTEGEAVARLADEKAATALEPKAQRAAGSAFGGSWFDARTGKLVVAVTNAEKADAVRAAGADARLVEHSAKRLDAAKARIDALSAPSGVSSWHVDPATSSVVVNVVASEQGDNDVRSFVAQAREAGPVTVETTAEAPQTFAAGTVGGDPYYTGNVRCSIGFSVHGGFVTAGHCGGAGQSVRGWDGSAIGNFQGSSFPGNDYAWVNVANGWWTVPVVLGWGTVSDQLVRGSNEAPIGASICRSGSTTRWHCGRVLAKNETVNYSQGAVHQMTKTSVCAEGGDSGGSFISGDQAQGVTSGGWGNCSGGGETWYQPVNEILNRYGLTLHTA
- a CDS encoding SCO7460 family lipoprotein, whose amino-acid sequence is MTGSRRRRWRAALTGTLAGSLVLMLGACGVVDTDDDRRVAEELADKHFPGQLEAIGARTLFPGSGGSEVTFAVTDDRDAVVRLRIDTDAADEGTCDRKDCAGVLAEAVKRGRQQAEDFRTLRDAFDACGYEVVALGPTGTPPYVVAELTNATVAKVLGEIGECVQRWVTASGADSTLAKAQGSYVNVVSPSVADRRDRGRESWPTVMRLTRPDLLASLTEHAYFSASYEIGAGRVDTTGSARVVRPFRERQKFGDTVQNALKEQLRATYPRVVMSTYQWIWRLEPGRVDRQTGYVLFCPEPDARGQCVNSDDAALVTTDEHGTLVGKIRLVHDVREGTGMLRLPPY
- a CDS encoding GNAT family N-acetyltransferase, with translation MTIAFRPASVFEDVRTLVGPKSPKAHVCWCLSYRIPSTLDTELRGPARGEYAAGLCRAEPPPGVLAYDADEPVGWAAVAPRSDTSFARSRKIPHVDDLPVWSLWCIRVRPSHRGKGISHELIAGAVEFARAHGAPAVEAYPLDSGDAKVDLTMAYPGIRKNFERAGFTHAADTTSVLAGHPRVLMRLDLRG
- the sigJ gene encoding RNA polymerase sigma factor SigJ gives rise to the protein MGAAGTGAGGTAGERGRLINVAYRLLGSLAESEDAVQEAFARWYTLPRSRRDEIVSPGAWLTTVTGRICLDVLGSARVRRERYVGAWLPDPLPDPVERGGGRGSDPADRMVLDESVTMAFLVVLETMTPAERVSFVLHDVFRYPFAEIADVLGRTPAACKQLASSARRRVSDARTPVAADARTDVVRRVKEAWENKDIAALVGLLDPSAVMTADGGGLVGAALRPIEGDARIASYMVAIADRAPGLELLERSVNGAPGLVALRGGVVLTVASFDVTEGRVARIWVVRNPEKLRPWVPRG
- a CDS encoding ABC transporter ATP-binding protein, with translation MDGNTGNSHGRIVVALDGVSMRRHTTGQVILDSVGWTVRAGEHWALLGPNGAGKTSVLRLVGATAFPTTGTVDVLGHRLGRVDVRELRTRIGHVSTSQRVPGDLTGHATVLTGHSGTVQPLWKSYDDEVRERAHGLLAELHIKELADRPYGVCSGGQRARILIARALMADPALLLLDEPFNALDLPSREDLVDTMRHLAVHRPELSTVTVTHHVEELSPAIGHALLLREGRVLAAGAVEDVLTQERMTACFGRPIEVSRHAGRWLARSGGFG
- a CDS encoding carboxylesterase/lipase family protein → MDVFTTKSGRVRGRRAARDHAIVAVLGLPYAAPPFGARRFREPQPAEPWDGVRECTAFGPVAPQSAELPGAPGWSPGDEDILTLNIWTPADGPGDLPVLVWIHGGAYVFGSSAQPDFDGTALAGRGLVVVTLNSRLGFEGFGQVPEPPDAPSGMPGLDSGATAFPGNRGLLDQIAALEWVRDNISAFGGSPDRVTLAGQSSGATSAACLTVADRARGLFRRAVLHSAVNAFATVEQAARTTAEVAAAAGVPATRAGLLAAPPEALVAATDRVCERYAQDPGSGRRHYDPAIFGPVADGVLLTADPLEALATGAGGVVELLVCHTTEEYWLLDAVGSSAKVTSEERLAVFAADFGLPPSLVEGHRELLPDAPVLDVYLTLSSGLLFAEYSARLAEAHALAGGRAFLARFDRRRDRAGRRVRAWHSADIPFAFGNLHEESVHFLVGGPPGPADEELSRRMTRAWAGFAAHGDPGWPPLDGPAGSGATVRVWRTAAEEPAGEHGYRDLWRTAGLPLLEP
- a CDS encoding UDP-N-acetylmuramoyl-L-alanyl-D-glutamate--2,6-diaminopimelate ligase; translated protein: MKLSDLMAGQDHHVLRGTPAHTDVTAGATFDADRVTPGSVYAAVPGHAAGGPEAVAPAVARGAVAVLVDEQAPPLPAALGEVCAVRVPDVRRAAAVLASRYFGEPGRAMDLIAITGTNGKTSVSYMTESVLRIAEGARVGVIGTAGSRIGDEPIPMPPSVLTTPESPDLQYLLGHMRDRATGSVVLEATSMGLLTHRLDRTFIDVGVFTNLTQDHLDDHGTMENYRDAKLRLFQGLCRRAVVNADDPVGAGIRELMPDAVTTYALDGDADYRASDLTVDASGTRFTLHHGGRKYPAAIPSPGRFSVSNALATVAACHLLGHGLAGLVDALERMPQIPGRFERLHTPGGASVIVDYAHSPDSLSKVLTTIRGFARARVITVFGCGGDRDTTKRAEMGAIAGAHSDLCFLTSDNPRYEDPEAILDEIAPGIASTGTPFERITDRRLAIAAALAEAGPADIVLIAGKGSEPHQSIRGELLPFSDMATVRELIAG